In the Brevundimonas sp. MF30-B genome, GTCTGACCTTCGACGACCTGAACCGGATCGGCGTCACCGTCGGGCCGGGCTCCTTCACCGGCTTGCGGGTCGGGCTGGCCTTCGCGCTCGGCCTAGGCGCCGCGCTGGATCGCCCCGTGGTCGGCGTCTCGGCCCTGGACGCCCTGGCGGCGGACGGCGGTCCCGGCCTGGTGCTGGCGGCCATCGATGCGCGGCGGGGCCAGGTGTATGCGCGCCTGTTCCGCGACGGCCGCCCGCTGGACGAGGCACGCGCCCTCAGCCTGGACGAGGCCCGCGCTGCCATCGCGCTCGAGCGCCTGGCCGACGAACCCGTGCGCCTGATCGGCTCCGGCGCCGCCCTGCTGGCCCAGGACGACTGCGACATCGACGACCGCCCCGCGCCCTCGCCTGAGGCCTTGGCCCGCCTGACCCAGGCCGCCTCGGCGGACGAGCCGGCCCGGCCCCTGTATCTGCGCGCGCCCGACGCCACGCCGCCCAGCCGCAAGGCGGGCGCGCCCCGCGTCCGCGCGA is a window encoding:
- the tsaB gene encoding tRNA (adenosine(37)-N6)-threonylcarbamoyltransferase complex dimerization subunit type 1 TsaB, which translates into the protein MRLMVIDTALGACTAAVFEDGRPLAVRQEVMSKGHQERLGGLARDAMAASGLTFDDLNRIGVTVGPGSFTGLRVGLAFALGLGAALDRPVVGVSALDALAADGGPGLVLAAIDARRGQVYARLFRDGRPLDEARALSLDEARAAIALERLADEPVRLIGSGAALLAQDDCDIDDRPAPSPEALARLTQAASADEPARPLYLRAPDATPPSRKAGAPRVRAT